In Streptomyces canus, one DNA window encodes the following:
- a CDS encoding SDR family NAD(P)-dependent oxidoreductase: protein MLLTDKTAIVYGAGGSIGGAVARAFAEQGARVHLVGRTRQTLEAVAADIKDAEVAVVDALDEAAVEAHADRVGDIDISINLVTRGDVQGAPLVDMSAEDFLRPVTDGLRTTFLTARAAGRRMAARGSGVILALNSGSAHGSPMMGGTGPADGAIDTLVRNLAIELGPSGVRAVGLWVAGVPETFTVEKLAAVNPAIDESAVQGIVDHLAGMRMTRRNPTLAEVAATAVFLASDHAGGITGTFVNATGGMVSV from the coding sequence ATGCTGCTGACCGACAAGACCGCGATCGTCTACGGCGCCGGCGGTTCCATCGGCGGGGCCGTTGCCCGCGCCTTCGCCGAGCAGGGCGCGAGGGTCCACCTCGTCGGCCGGACCCGGCAGACCCTGGAGGCCGTGGCCGCGGACATCAAGGACGCCGAGGTCGCCGTCGTGGACGCGCTGGACGAGGCGGCCGTGGAGGCGCACGCCGACCGGGTCGGGGACATCGACATCTCCATCAACCTCGTCACCCGCGGCGATGTGCAGGGCGCGCCGCTGGTCGACATGTCCGCCGAGGACTTCCTGCGGCCCGTGACCGACGGCCTGCGCACCACCTTCCTCACCGCCCGCGCCGCGGGACGCCGGATGGCCGCACGGGGTTCCGGTGTGATCCTCGCCCTCAACAGCGGTTCCGCGCACGGCAGTCCGATGATGGGCGGCACCGGGCCTGCCGACGGGGCGATCGACACGCTCGTGCGCAACCTGGCGATCGAGCTGGGGCCGAGCGGGGTGCGGGCGGTGGGCCTGTGGGTCGCCGGGGTGCCGGAGACGTTCACCGTCGAGAAGCTCGCCGCGGTCAACCCGGCCATCGACGAGAGCGCCGTCCAGGGCATCGTCGACCACCTCGCCGGGATGCGCATGACCCGCCGCAACCCCACCCTCGCCGAGGTCGCCGCCACCGCCGTGTTCCTCGCCTCCGACCATGCGGGCGGCATCACCGGCACGTTCGTCAACGCCACCGGAGGCATGGTCAGCGTCTGA
- a CDS encoding HesA/MoeB/ThiF family protein gives MKPEHRAYRTVDGNVRVGSVIHGIGAEITDPQGWVWTLVEAMDGSRGPSEVVAEVLRSHPDLPGEDARQAMADLLAAGFVDDARASVPVPPREEDRYSRGVPLLRWMDLGPRTSPWDAQLRLREARVLLIGVGGTGGHAAQALVASGVGHVHCVDPDVVELSNLNRQPLYRESDLGRPKVEAAVATLRALNSDVTVTGERREVARPEDLAELVAGSRQAGRPPGGPPSVSAAGRGATGAEHRRPGGTPGPADPPAETADGPGRAVSSATPAPALPPSPYDLLVLAADRPDAIRRWTNRACLAAGLPWVDAGYRGPLVTAGVYVPGWGACWECLRDGEIARRDLRLGPGQDPEVASPRMPWNPASAVTAGLSGALLAHAALALLTGVPALEPGFRFGVNLMLPGDPVHQRTPRHLDCPACGERA, from the coding sequence ATCAAGCCCGAGCACCGCGCCTACCGCACGGTCGACGGCAACGTCCGCGTCGGCAGCGTGATCCACGGCATCGGCGCTGAGATCACGGATCCGCAGGGCTGGGTGTGGACGCTGGTCGAGGCGATGGACGGGTCGCGGGGGCCGTCGGAGGTGGTCGCCGAGGTGCTGCGCAGCCACCCGGATCTGCCCGGCGAGGACGCCCGCCAGGCGATGGCCGACCTGCTGGCCGCCGGTTTCGTGGACGACGCCCGGGCGTCGGTGCCGGTGCCGCCGCGCGAGGAGGACCGCTACAGCCGCGGTGTTCCCCTGCTCCGCTGGATGGACCTCGGCCCCCGCACCAGCCCCTGGGACGCCCAACTCCGCCTGCGCGAGGCCCGCGTCCTCCTGATCGGCGTCGGTGGTACCGGCGGTCACGCGGCCCAGGCCCTGGTCGCCTCCGGGGTGGGACACGTCCACTGCGTGGACCCGGACGTGGTCGAGCTGTCCAACCTCAACCGCCAGCCCCTGTACCGCGAGTCCGACCTCGGTCGGCCGAAGGTGGAGGCGGCGGTGGCGACGCTACGGGCACTGAACTCGGACGTGACGGTGACCGGGGAGCGGAGGGAGGTGGCGCGGCCGGAGGACCTGGCGGAGCTGGTGGCCGGATCACGACAGGCGGGACGGCCCCCGGGCGGCCCACCATCGGTGAGCGCCGCGGGCCGAGGCGCAACCGGCGCGGAGCACCGCAGACCCGGCGGAACCCCCGGACCTGCCGACCCGCCGGCCGAGACCGCCGACGGGCCCGGGCGAGCGGTCTCCTCGGCGACACCCGCCCCTGCTCTCCCGCCGTCCCCCTACGACCTCCTCGTCCTCGCCGCCGACCGCCCGGACGCGATCCGGCGGTGGACCAACCGGGCCTGTCTGGCGGCCGGGTTGCCCTGGGTCGACGCCGGTTACCGGGGCCCTCTCGTCACCGCCGGTGTGTACGTGCCCGGGTGGGGGGCCTGCTGGGAGTGTCTGCGGGACGGGGAGATCGCCCGGCGAGATCTGCGGCTCGGGCCGGGACAGGACCCGGAGGTCGCCTCGCCGCGGATGCCGTGGAACCCGGCGAGTGCCGTCACCGCCGGGCTCTCGGGAGCCCTGCTCGCGCACGCCGCCCTCGCCCTGCTGACCGGGGTGCCGGCGCTGGAGCCGGGCTTCCGCTTCGGCGTGAACCTCATGCTCCCCGGCGACCCGGTCCACCAGCGCACCCCCCGCCACCTGGACTGCCCGGCGTGCGGGGAGCGCGCGTGA